In the genome of Caldisphaera lagunensis DSM 15908, the window ACAAAATAGTCTATAGGTTATAATGATAGACAATTGTTATGAAACTTTAATATAACCTTAAATATTACAAATTCAGAAAATAAACTGGAGATAAATAATGCCTAAAAATAAAACGAGAAGGAAAACTTTGCTAATAGTGTTTGCAATAATATTGATAGTAGTGTTTCTGATTCCAGTAATTGGGACAATATTCTTACATTGAAAGTACTATTAAAAAGATTTAGTATGGAAATTTTTAGGATAAAGAATGTCTCTTATAAAAAGAATTTTTATATTTTCATAATAAGTATCAAATTATTGCAAATTGATATCAAGGTTCCAAATATGAGTTCTCTAAGTTATCATTTGCAAAAATAATAATATAATCTCAAATTGATAAGGTAAAATCTTATCTTTACAGATTAAAACAAGTCAGATAATTTTAGCCTGGACAACTAATTTTAAATATGTATATCATAACTTTTAAAATGTTTTATGCGTGTATGTATTTGTCTTAATTGTGTTAGATAATTAAAAATTTTTAATAAAAATTAATTCAATGCAATAATTAATTTTAATATGAGAAAAGATTAGTGTGATTTTTAAGTCTCATTCTTAGTTACTATTATGGGCGGCGGTAGTCTAGCCTGGATTAGGACGCTGGCCCCCCAAGCCAGAGGTCCCGGGTTCAAATCCCGGCCGCCGCATTTTACTATATAAATTGAAACTATATCTAGTCTATAATATCAAAATACATTTTTTATTATAATGTAAAGGTTAACCTTTTTTGGTAAAGATACCTAAAGGTTTCAGACATTAGTTAAATTCAATACACATAGAATTATAACTCTTAAATTTTATTTATATTAAATTATTATTGGAGAGAGGTATGTTAAATAAATGCCCAGGTTACGAATTTTTAGATCACACAAGTGATGTGCTAATAAAGGCTATAGGAAATTCATTAAATGAGTCATTTGAACAGGCAGCGATTGCGGTTTATGAAGTTATAACAGATACCAATAAAGTTATGCCATTAAATGAAATAGAAATTGAAGTAGATGGATATGATATATACAATCTACTTTATCGATGGATTGAATCTCTTTTATATTATACGGATTCAGAAGGTTTAGTTTTTAGTAAGTTTGTAGTAAATATTGATGAAAAAAACACTAGACTAAAAGCGAAGATTTATGGAGAAAAATTTAATAATGAAATTCATGAGCATAGAACCATAGTTAAGGCTATGACATATTCCCAAATGGAAATAAAGAAAGAAGAAAATTGTTGGGTTATTTATTTTGTTGTAGATATTTAGGATTAACGTGAGAAATAATAGGACTAAAAGAAGGATTTTTAGATTAAGACAAAGCTGAATTAGATAAAATAGATTACATAAAACTATTGAAAAAGAAAAGTCTATTAAATTAACCGCCTGGAGCCCCATGGAATGGTGTTTCCATCCATATCATATACCATTCCATGTATAATTTTTCTTCTAAATCGAATGCTTCTTTTTTGTTATTAATATTATTATTGTTTTCGTTTTTCATACCTACTTCACTCCCACCAATCTAGTTATAAATAGAGTTTTTAAATTTTTTAGGATAATCTATTAATATATGTGTTTATATTTTCTTTATTATAATTTTTTGTTTATAATTGATAAGATAATCAAATGTTAAAAATAAATTAATTTTTATATTTAAATTTATTTAGTAATATAGTAATAATTTTTAAACTAGATAGTATATTTATTTTTATTGTGAACGATATGTTATTAATAACATATTCGGAAATGATTCATGATACATTAATAGCTGTTATAATGATGCTTTGGGTTATATTTGTTACAATCTATTTAGCAAGATTAACTTATAATATAGCTATAAAAAGGGGTTGGAGTGATCACTCAGCAAAATATTTTTCTAGGAAAGTAATTCATATTTTAGCTGGTGGATTAGTAGCTTTTCTACTACCTTTTACTTTTAAAGAGCCGATATATCCATTGATCATGGCATTACTAATATCTATATTGACTTACTACCTCCATAAAACAGGAAAGCTTATGTATTGGTTTCAAGATCCAGAAAATGAATATGAGGTACATTTTGCTTTAATGTGGGGAATAGTTATCTTTCTTACGTGGTTTATTGATAAGAGCTTTTGGTTAGGTGTAATTCCCGCTTTGATGATGTCATGGGGTGATGGAATAACTGGAATAATAAGAAACATTAGATATAAAAGGAGAGTAAAAGGTTGGGAAGGAAGTTTGGGTATGCTTGTTGTTAGCGTTATTGTAGGTTTGAGATTTGGATTAGCTGGAATTATAGCAGCGGTATTTGCTACATTAGTTGAAAGATGGAATAAGATAGATGATAACATTACAGTCCCTTTGGTTTCTTTGTTTACTCTTTTAATTTTTGTTGAATTTTTCCCTAGTGTTACAAAATTATTTATGATACCATATTAATTGATATCTTTACAAAAATCTCTGTCTTTATTATTGGAGATCATGTTGGTAAGGAAGATTATTTTATATCTATATTTTCAGTTATAAGATTGTTTTTGATCTTATCTTAACTAAAATAATGAACTTGTATTTGATTAGATTTTGTATTATGGATAAAAGAGGATTGTTTTATATTAAAAAATTTTATTTTTAATTTTACCTTGCTATTTGGGAGAAAGAATTGAAAGAAATTAATATAATAGGAGCAGGACCTGCTGGAGCTGCAGCAGCATATGCTTTATCTAAACATGGATATAAAGTCAAAATTTACGAAGCTAATAAAAGACTTGCAATGAAACCTTGCGGTCTTGGAATACCTTCTGTTAAGGATTTGCCATTTAAAATATCAAAGCAATTTGTATTAAAAACGGTTAATGGAGTAGAATTATATGTGGATGAAAAAAAGGTACTAGATAAAGAAAACTTTTTAGAAGGATATATTATAGATAAAGAAAACTTTTTAGAATCATTAATAGCAGAATCGGGAGCTGAAATTTATAAAAATTCTGGCTATAATCCTCTAAGAAATACTGTAAGAGAAAATGGAAATATAAAGGAAGTGAAAGAAGGCATCATCGCAGGAGGTTTCTCATTTTATAATGGAGAAAAAATAAATGCAATCCAAACAATTGCCAAATCAAAAGACATAGAGGATTTAAGGAAACTTATTATATTTTTTGATACAGAAATAATTGGATATTATTGGATATTTCCCACTGAAGATGGTGTTGAGGTTGGAGTTGGAGGTTATAGGAGTACTGAAGAGTTATCTACTCTTCTAAATAAATTCATAAAAAGTAATGAGTTATTAGCTAATTCTACAACATATGATATTAAAGGTGCACAAATAGCGGTTGGAGGAGTTGATTTAAACTTTAATGATAATTTAATAAAAATAGGAGAAGCAGCAGGTTTTGTTTTACCTTTGACTGGAGAAGGGATTAGACCTTCTTTAATTTCTGGCATTGAGGCTGCTAACGCGATTAATGAAGGAAAAAATGTTAAAAATCATTTACATAATTTAAAAATTACAAACGCTATCAGGATTCAAAGAAGAATATTAGTGAGAGTAAAATCAATGGATAGACAAAGAAGGAGAGAATTACTATCTAGCATGCCAGCAGAAGTTCATGCTGAGGTTGCATTAGGTAACATGAATAAACTTAAGATAATTAAAGCATTAGCTTCTAGACCAGATTTGGCTATAAAGCTAATTAATT includes:
- a CDS encoding archease — encoded protein: MLNKCPGYEFLDHTSDVLIKAIGNSLNESFEQAAIAVYEVITDTNKVMPLNEIEIEVDGYDIYNLLYRWIESLLYYTDSEGLVFSKFVVNIDEKNTRLKAKIYGEKFNNEIHEHRTIVKAMTYSQMEIKKEENCWVIYFVVDI
- a CDS encoding dolichol kinase, which gives rise to MLLITYSEMIHDTLIAVIMMLWVIFVTIYLARLTYNIAIKRGWSDHSAKYFSRKVIHILAGGLVAFLLPFTFKEPIYPLIMALLISILTYYLHKTGKLMYWFQDPENEYEVHFALMWGIVIFLTWFIDKSFWLGVIPALMMSWGDGITGIIRNIRYKRRVKGWEGSLGMLVVSVIVGLRFGLAGIIAAVFATLVERWNKIDDNITVPLVSLFTLLIFVEFFPSVTKLFMIPY
- a CDS encoding NAD(P)-binding protein, encoding MKEINIIGAGPAGAAAAYALSKHGYKVKIYEANKRLAMKPCGLGIPSVKDLPFKISKQFVLKTVNGVELYVDEKKVLDKENFLEGYIIDKENFLESLIAESGAEIYKNSGYNPLRNTVRENGNIKEVKEGIIAGGFSFYNGEKINAIQTIAKSKDIEDLRKLIIFFDTEIIGYYWIFPTEDGVEVGVGGYRSTEELSTLLNKFIKSNELLANSTTYDIKGAQIAVGGVDLNFNDNLIKIGEAAGFVLPLTGEGIRPSLISGIEAANAINEGKNVKNHLHNLKITNAIRIQRRILVRVKSMDRQRRRELLSSMPAEVHAEVALGNMNKLKIIKALASRPDLAIKLINYMSNE